AGTTGATCGCGGTCGAGTCGGCTGAGAAAATTCTTTCGGATGATGATCTTGTGGACATCCTGAAGACCGAAAGCATCGACATTGCCCGGCGCACCGTGGCCAAATACCGAGAATCTCTCAATATTTTATCTTCTGTACAACGCAGGAGAGAGGCCCGCGCGAAGCGCTGATTAAGGTTGACTTGGGCCAGCACCCAACCTATGCCCCGCCAAATTCGAGGCCGGGAATGGGAGCCCTGCCTTAAACGACCAATCAATTTGGCTCCAATATTGTTGCTGCGTGGCTGTTGACGAAACCGCTGCAAAGGACCATTTGTGAAGTCACCGGACATCAGCAAGGATTAGGCCCATGCAGATCAAAATTACCGGCAAGCACATCGATGTCGGCGACGGTCTCCGTCAACACATCGAGGAGCGCCTGCAAAGTTTCCGGGAACGTTTTTTCGAAGGATCCGTACATGGCAATGTGACTGTTGAAAAACAGCGCGGACGCTTCCTGTCGGATTGCAGCCTGCATCTGGCCACCGGCCTGCATCTGCAGGCGCATTCGGAAAACGCCGACCCGATGGCGTGTGTTGATCTCTCGCTCAATCATCTCGAAAAGCAGCTTAAGAAATACAAGCAGCGCCTGAAGGACCATCACCGCCATCCGCGCCCGGCCCAGGAGCTGAGCGAAGCGATGTCCTATGTCATCGAGCATGAAGACCACGAGGAAGAAGCACCAGGTGGTGCCAGTCCGCCGGTCATCGCTGAAAATGCGGCCATCATCCCTCAGCTTTCGGTGGGTGAGGCTGTTATGCAGCTCGATATTTCGACGACGCCGTTCGTCGTGTTCCACAACACGAAGGAAGGCCGCCTGAACGTGGTGTATCGCCGCCCCGATGGCAATATCGGATGGCTTGATCCCCGCCAGCCGGTGCGCGCGTAAGGACGAGATGATGAAGATTGGGGACTTTATCGATTCGCGTGCCGTTATTCCTTTGCTCAAGGCCACGACCAAGAAACAAGCACTGCAGGACATTGCCCAGCAACTGGCTGCGATCATTGCCATTGACCAAAGGGTGATCTTTGAAACGCTGCTGACGCGTGAAAAGCTGGGCTCGACCGGGTTGGGCCAAGGCATCGCCATTCCACATGGCCGCCTTCCGGGCCTTACCCAAGTGACCGGGCTTTTTGCCAAGCTGGAAAAGCCGATTGATTATGATGCGGTGGACGGCAAGCCTGTCGATCTGATTTTCGCTTTGCTGTCTCCGGATCATGCTGGTGCAGATCATCTCACGGCGCTGGCCAAGATTTCCCGCGTGATGCGGGCACCTGCCGCTGTCTCGAAGCTCCGCGCCACCAACACGACGGAAGGCCTCTATGCGGTGCTGACCGAGCCTGTTGCCGCACCGGCAACGCCGGCGAGCGCTGCTTAAGAAGACAGCTTACTGGCTGGCCCAGATGATGCGGGCCATCCAATCAATATCCTTCATATCGAAGACCTTGGTTTCATGGCTGGTATTGAATGAGGCCAGTTCAAGCGTGCGCGCGGTCTGGCGCTGCATGACCTTGGCCATCACCTGCCCGTCATTGGTGCGCACCACGACGCGGTCACCCTTGCGGATGGTGGCAGAGGGCGAGACGACGATAATGTCACCCTCGCGGTAAACTGGCACCATCGAGTCACCGGTGATTTCCAGTGCATAGGCCGAAGGATCGGTGACGCCAGGCACATCAATCTCTTCCCAGCCAGTACCAGCCGGAAAACCGGAATCATCGAAGAACCCACCCTTGCCCGCCTTGGCAATGCCGAGCAGCGGAATTTGCTTCAGGCGTGGCGGCGCACCCTTGCGTCCGCTGAGGAGATCCATGAATTCCTCAACCGAAGCGCCCGAGGCACCCAGCACCAGTGAAATCGATTCCATCGTGGGCCAGCGCGGACGGCCATCCGGGCTGGCACGCTTTGAAGGATTGAAAGAGGTGGGATCAAGGCCGGCTTTCTTGGCGAGGCCAGAGGCCGAAAAACCGTAGCGTTCCGCAATCGTGTCAATTGCGCTCCAGACCTGCTTTTGTGTAAACATGGATGCCGCCTCTATAGAAATAATGCCCGCCTATAGGAACGTTTACCTCTCCTTGGCTGAAATAATCAAGCACTTTTTCTTCTCTGAAAAACGCGGCGCAAGGATTTGATGTGGCAAAAATTTTCAAGATCATCGACAAAGCTGCGTATGAATTGGCCTCGCAAAAAGGCCGGTTTGAAGGTGCCGAGATTGACCTGAAGGACGGCTACATCCACTTCTCCAGCGGCACGCAGATGCAGGAGACCGCGCGGCGGCATTTTGCTGGACGCGCCAACCTGATGCTACTGGCGGTGGATGCAGAGGCTTTGGGGGAAGCGCTGAAATGGGAAGCCTCGCGCGGCGGGCAATTGTTCCCGCATCTCTATGGCGTGCTGGAAATGCGCCATGTGGTATGGGCCAAGCCCTTGCCGTGGAATGGCGCGGAACATGATTTTCCGGCGGAAGCATTTGCATGAGCCTGGCCTTCGCCCTCAGCAAGCCCTTCCTGCATGCGATGGATGCGGAAAGCTCACACCGTGCGACCATCGCGCTGTTGAAATGCGCACCGAAGCTGGGCGCGCCGCTCACGTCGGCGAAGTTGAAGCGCAAAGTTTTGGGGCTCGATTTTCCAAATCCGGTGGGCTTGG
This genomic interval from Aestuariivirga litoralis contains the following:
- the ptsN gene encoding PTS IIA-like nitrogen regulatory protein PtsN, with amino-acid sequence MKIGDFIDSRAVIPLLKATTKKQALQDIAQQLAAIIAIDQRVIFETLLTREKLGSTGLGQGIAIPHGRLPGLTQVTGLFAKLEKPIDYDAVDGKPVDLIFALLSPDHAGADHLTALAKISRVMRAPAAVSKLRATNTTEGLYAVLTEPVAAPATPASAA
- a CDS encoding DUF952 domain-containing protein; this encodes MAKIFKIIDKAAYELASQKGRFEGAEIDLKDGYIHFSSGTQMQETARRHFAGRANLMLLAVDAEALGEALKWEASRGGQLFPHLYGVLEMRHVVWAKPLPWNGAEHDFPAEAFA
- a CDS encoding S24 family peptidase; translation: MFTQKQVWSAIDTIAERYGFSASGLAKKAGLDPTSFNPSKRASPDGRPRWPTMESISLVLGASGASVEEFMDLLSGRKGAPPRLKQIPLLGIAKAGKGGFFDDSGFPAGTGWEEIDVPGVTDPSAYALEITGDSMVPVYREGDIIVVSPSATIRKGDRVVVRTNDGQVMAKVMQRQTARTLELASFNTSHETKVFDMKDIDWMARIIWASQ
- the hpf gene encoding ribosome hibernation-promoting factor, HPF/YfiA family, with protein sequence MQIKITGKHIDVGDGLRQHIEERLQSFRERFFEGSVHGNVTVEKQRGRFLSDCSLHLATGLHLQAHSENADPMACVDLSLNHLEKQLKKYKQRLKDHHRHPRPAQELSEAMSYVIEHEDHEEEAPGGASPPVIAENAAIIPQLSVGEAVMQLDISTTPFVVFHNTKEGRLNVVYRRPDGNIGWLDPRQPVRA